The following coding sequences lie in one Flavobacterium sediminis genomic window:
- the rlmH gene encoding 23S rRNA (pseudouridine(1915)-N(3))-methyltransferase RlmH has translation MNIKLLTIGKTDNKNLQALIDDYSKRLGFYIKFDLEIIPDIKNVKNLSEAQQKEKEGELILSKLTPTDHLILLDENGKEFSSMGFSEFLQKKMNAGIKTLVFVIGGPYGFSEQVYQKAAGKVSLSQMTFSHQMVRLFVIEQIYRGFTILKNEPYHHQ, from the coding sequence ATGAACATCAAACTTCTAACCATAGGAAAAACGGATAACAAAAACCTTCAGGCTCTGATCGATGATTATTCAAAGCGTTTGGGCTTTTACATTAAATTTGATCTGGAAATTATTCCCGATATTAAAAATGTAAAGAATTTAAGTGAAGCCCAACAAAAGGAAAAAGAAGGTGAATTGATCTTATCTAAGTTAACACCTACAGATCATTTGATCTTATTAGACGAGAACGGAAAAGAGTTTTCCAGTATGGGGTTTTCTGAATTTTTACAAAAGAAAATGAATGCCGGAATAAAGACACTGGTTTTTGTTATCGGCGGGCCGTATGGCTTCAGCGAACAGGTTTATCAAAAAGCAGCCGGAAAAGTTTCATTATCTCAAATGACCTTTTCCCATCAGATGGTTCGGCTATTTGTTATTGAACAAATCTATCGTGGTTTTACTATTTTAAAAAACGAACCATACCACCATCAATAA
- a CDS encoding RNA polymerase sigma factor — translation MAKYELSDAVLVKNYVGGNEQALATLIERHQSKIYGFIYSKIQDRDICDDIFQDTFIKVIRTLKSKTYNEEGKFLPWVMRIAHNLVIDYFRKSKKMPMQRDTEEFSIFSFMSDDNPNIEGKIILEQVEMDLSRLIDELPDDQKEVLVMRIYQDLSFKEIADLTGVSINTALGRMRYALMNLRKVIEKKQIILTN, via the coding sequence ATGGCTAAATATGAACTTTCCGATGCGGTCTTGGTAAAAAATTATGTAGGTGGTAATGAACAAGCTTTAGCTACATTAATAGAAAGACATCAATCCAAAATTTACGGCTTTATTTATTCTAAAATTCAGGATAGAGATATTTGCGATGATATCTTTCAGGATACCTTTATTAAGGTGATCAGAACCTTAAAGTCAAAAACGTATAATGAAGAGGGTAAATTTTTACCTTGGGTCATGCGTATAGCACACAACTTGGTTATTGATTATTTCAGGAAATCAAAGAAGATGCCTATGCAGAGAGATACCGAAGAATTTTCGATATTCTCATTTATGAGTGATGATAATCCTAATATCGAAGGAAAGATCATACTGGAACAGGTAGAAATGGATCTAAGTCGTTTAATAGATGAACTTCCTGACGATCAGAAAGAAGTTCTGGTGATGCGTATTTATCAGGATTTGAGCTTTAAGGAAATAGCTGATCTAACGGGAGTTAGTATTAATACGGCTTTAGGAAGAATGCGTTATGCGCTAATGAACCTGCGTAAAGTAATTGAAAAAAAACAGATAATTTTAACGAATTAA